The Quercus lobata isolate SW786 chromosome 4, ValleyOak3.0 Primary Assembly, whole genome shotgun sequence genome segment GTGAAACGGGAGGTATTATGGTACCGATTTATATGTTGGTACAAAATATTCTGGTCATTCTAGCCAGAATGGAACGAATCAATAACAATGATATGGACCCTAGACCCTAAAGTGTGTACAAATGTTTTAAGCTCTTaagttttaacatttgtttagtctttattcttttttctttttttgactcAAATATTTGCTGGACACCACAAACATAAAGCATATTCTAGTAGGGCCTTCACTCTTCTTCCATTAAAAGGAAAACTTGAATGGCTGAACAACAAAAGCTTGCCATAGAGAGACTCTTATAGAGTCATAAAGAGAGTGAAACTTACCAAACGTCCACAGTGAAGATAGATCGAGGCGGCAGTGGCGAAGGTAGGAGCGGCAGATGCGAAGATAGCTTGACTGCTTGTGGCTAGGGAAGTTTAGATCTTTAGGTTACCAGGTTGGGAAGtttgggttgttgttgttgtttttttttttttttttcaacaaaaaaaaaaaaaaaaaaaaaaaaaaaaaaaaaaaaaccaaaccaccCTTGCTGGCCACAACACTCCGACTGCAGATGGAAATGAGAGAGATGAATGGGAAATCGGACACGCTGATTAGATTTATTGctcatgcatatatatatatatatatatatatattgcagaTTCTTCATTATGATTAAATGTATGAGTGAATTAATCgacttctatatatatatctgttgTAGATGACTAGTGATCCCAACATCCAGCGCAAAGAGAGTGCTTTAAAGAAGCTGGAAAAGGCAACGAAGCTGgataattcaaattcaaatcaaaaGGAAGAGGCTTATGAGCTTTATATGGAGGCATTAGAGGACGCGGGCGTTTATCTCTTCTTTGAGAAGGACCCGGAGATTAAGAAGAAGTATAGGCAGAAATATGTGGGCCATTATATAAGGGCAACATAAATAAGAGACAGTCAATACGTTCAAGAATCCTATTTGTCTCATAGAGCAGAAGTCGGTCTTGGCCTTACAGACTCGTCCTTGAAGTTGAGTGATGTGGGCGGACTTGATCGTTGCAAAAAGTTATTGAACGAAGCTGCCATACTGCCTATTGAGTTTCCTCATTTTTTTACTGGTGAGCTCCTCCTCCATCATTGTGGTTTTGTTAATCTCTGCTTTTTGTTAGCTTATCTTGATATTCTTAGTGGTCAATAATTGTTGCCCTCAAACTGTTATTTATAGTTTTACACACctcatttttaaattaaaaccgTAACTTTCAAGTCATGATCATAATTTCTGTTCAAAAATGGGCATGTGTAAAACTGTGTAATAGATTGTGTGTATAAGTACAACCATTCCTAGTTTCAATGCTAATAAGAACGGCTGGATTACGGTGACCATGAACATTCATATTCAtattaagtgtgtgtttggatattatttattttgctgaaattaaaagtttattactgaaaagtactgtagataaatataaaagtgaGTTGAAATAATATGGTAGCactcataaataatatcaaaaagtacagtgaaacctataaatagtaacaaaaataaactgactagtaaaataattttaagtttcCATTACAATCCAAATGCATActaaaagttctaaaaattttagcccttaataactcaaaaaattactttatttattttaacatctCAATTTACAAGACAACAACATCAAATattctattttagcataaaacatattaaaataatataaactatttCTACCCCGTACTCCCACAAAAGCCATTCCATAGCCACAAAACAACAGCAAACAGACACACCCACGGCCAAACACCCAAACCCAGGGGCGGAGGTAagccaaaattttgaatttttttaatatatataattatttttatatttttaaaatttagtatacaaaaataagagttggcccCTGTATAATTGAATCAGTCCAAtgatactcttaaaaaaaataattggtctaatagttatagacatataactttatttttctcaattatattttttattgtaaaatgtgctcttatatctgtaaaatatttgataaagtttgacaccaaacatatttgaatctATCTCTTTCAACTCGTTATGTGACGATTAATAAGTTactgactcattaaaaaaatatattatcactaaaacaacacatgaaatgtctctttagtAGACATATAATGGGATAAAACAAgatagtttcaaatatattcGTAACTAAACTTATTCCTCTAAGTTTTGGAttagtttttgaaaattacattagttcaatagaaagatttttttactaactttagtataaaatttgataatttgtataaaaaataaaactttttaagaacttcactatgaaaatggtaaaaatgaattttattttattaaagatcaccatcaaatataattttgattgaaaatactaagttttttttttgttgttgttaggtgtatatatatatatatatatatatagatataacttatgaaataaaaaatgtgtgtgtatatatatatatatatatatatatatatgtatataaaataaaaaggcgTGTATATATGTGTGCAGTATCTTGATAAATATGACCCCAAACAAAAATGTCATCTCCGCCCTGctcaaacccaccacaaaacagCCATACCCACAGCTAATTAAAACCCATttcacaaacaaacacacccaaGGCAAAACACCCAAACCCGCCACTGAACTCAACGACCCACAACGACGATCAGCCCAGCCACACCATCGTCAACCACAACTAGCGAGCAAAAATACCAAGTACAACTAGCTACAATCACAACCCAGCACCACTATCACCCACTCCCACAAGccacaaaacccaccaattTCAACAAATCGCAACCCAAGAACCCAGAACACCAACGACGATCTTAACAATCACCACGCCAACGCTGCACACCGATCTCTACCGCCACTGCACGCCCAAGCTGTCACCAATCTCAATACCATTGCTGATCCggagcaaaaaaaaagagatgccCTTGGTGGCAAGGCATTGGTGAGAGGTGGAATAGGGAGAGATAAAACAGAGAGATGGAGCAGAGGGTGAGATAGTGATGGAgcagagaggagaagaaaagagaggggggggggggcataagaaagacaaataaaagataaaagagaacCCAAATAccgaataaaatattattatttttgtataatcTATAGCAGTTTTGAGTACCTTTGATGTTGTAGGTCTTTTAGTGTTTTGGTGCTAAAAAAGCTTTTTAACACCTTGGTGTAATGTgggtattatattttttttcttcttgggaaaaattatcatttgaGCTCCTGTTTAGGGAATCGAAAACCATGGAAGGCTATATTACTATATGGTCCACCTGGGACAGGGAAGACCCTCGTGGCAAATGCGATTGCAACAGACGCAGGCTCAGCTTTCTTTAggtaaatatttatattttgaccAATACCAATACATTGCAAGCAACTGGATTACAATAATTGATAATTATGCATggcaagaaaagaaagaactaaTCTTCATCTTCTAAAAGGTAATACATATTGCTAATTGCACTTAATTGTGATTCGTATATTTTGAAGTCTATGTGGCTTTTCTTCTCCATGTTTCAGTTTTCCTGCATAATTTCTATGCAAATTAACTCGTGACTTAGGCAGCAATTCACAATCACATACTATTCTTATTCTCACCCATTTTCTATAGATTTTACTTGCTATTAAATGCCTAGAGTAGAAATACAATGTCCAATAATTGAAATGATGGACAAAAAGTATTCCTGTTGAAATGTAAGATATTTGAGTTTCAGCAAATTTAGACTTGAgggttttctgttttttgtttttttaatggagCCTTGAgttcttaatattttatatcGTTGACGCAGTTTAATTTCTTACTCCATATAGTTGGATTTTTGAGTCCTTTCATATGCTTTTTCATTGCAGTTATCACATTATTGGAATGTGCTGAATTTCTTAATTCATCATCTACGCCATTATGCTTCAATTGATTCACATCTCCGATTGTTTTGTTGTCTACTTCTTCCAATTAGTTATTTTGGGGTGCATTATTACAACTCATGTACAAAATTCCCATAGATGTAGATGCGTTTGCTCTGTAATCATTCAATATAGATGGAATGTTGCCAACAAAATTACATGTGTACTGTCTATACACAGTGTTTCGGCATCGAACATTGTATCCAAATGGATGGGAGAAGGTGAAAAGCAGGTCTCAAATCTTTTCCAATCTGCTCGTGATGAAGCTCCatccattatttttattgatgaaattgatTCCTTATGTGGCCCGCGAGGTAAGGACAATGAGAATGAAGCCTCTCGACGAATCAAAACAGAATTTCTTGTACAAATGCAGGTAATATGTTTTCCCTGGAAATAGATTAGAGTGCTTTTTTCCaagaatttttatataatataattgacaTGCTTAGATTAATTGGAGCAAGTAGTTTGTCAATAACTTAATGCAGTTTATTACTATTCTGTTGGGTATgaattttttacatttcatgATATGAGTTGCAAGGCAtcttatttaacatttttatacTTAAAATGGAATTGAGGGATTTGATGGAAAATTTAAACTGAAATGTTTGGTATTGGTAACCTAACTTTAAGGTATTTAAGCTTAAGCAACTTGAAATCATGTTTGTGGTCCAAAGAAGGATGTGGTTTCTTTTGAACTTTAggttttagtttttctttttgatttttactCTTGTGCGCGCCTAATAAGTGAAGGAGAAGTACTTTGATACCTATCTACAAGAacaaggaagttttttttttttttttttttttttttttttttgagaagcgaACAAGGGAGATatttaaaattgtataaattacTACGGAATTAAACTTATGAGTCCCACTATAACATTTGGAAGAGAATAATTGAATGTAAGTTATGacaataaacaacaacattAGAGAATCAATTTGGTATTATGTCCAGACAATCTACCATGGAAGTTATTTTCTTACTTAGACAtctaatgaaaacaaaaatatagagGCTTGTAAATATCTTCATATGGTCTTTATTGTTCTTGAGAAAGCACATGATATGGTCCCTAGAAAAGTTATGTGGTAGGTTTTGGAAAAGCAAGGCTGATGCGGACAAGAAAGAGTTTAATGGAATACAAGATTAAATATCAAAAGAATCAAGATTTGTGGTCTAGTTATGATGTCATActttcttcacaaatttcataggttgttttagttattattgagTCTTAGTATTATGTTTTTATGGTTAAAAACTTACTGGTttagttttaataaaataagagtaGTTTAgtaatttccaaattttctgGAATTGTCTGTCCTAGAGGCCCGTGAGTcttcttttatgttttgagtcCTTTCCTATTTGGTTTAGAAGTTATTAAATCCTTTTTGGTTTGTTATTAGTATTCCTTGTCATCCTAGGAATAGTTTATTTATAAGGCTATATTGTATTCAATAATATTCATATAGTGATTGATTAACAAAATTCGTGCGGCTTATTTTAAGCCTTGAGGGTGTGATTGCCTTCTCTTATATAAGTTTGATTATTTAGGAAGACGTAGATGTGATTGCCTAGTGTTTTAtctattctattttttgtttaaaactctgttttaggcttttagccCTAAACAACCACCAAAGATCCATTCTTTTCTAACTTGAAACCCTTAAGCATGAAGAACCCTTCAAGAACTCATCAAGAAATCTAGTATAGTGCTGAATTCTAAAAGATCCTGCATCAAGAGAAAGTCCCTTTGTGTATGCTTTTTGCAAATAATATAGTTTTAGTAGATGAAACTAGAAGTGGAGTTAATGTCAAGATAGAAATTTGGGGAGATGCtctaaaatctgaaattttttttattaagtaaatCTAAAACAGAGTACATGGAATGCAAGTTTAGTAAAAGTGTAAATAGAGCTAGATGAAGGGGTTGTAGGGCTTGATAGTCAAAAGATGGTAAAGAACAAGAGCTCCCAATATCttggatcaataattcataaaaggTGGAGAGATTGAAGACGATGTAAAGCAGGATGGATGAAATGGAGAAGGGCATAAAAAGTATTTTGTGATCATAGAGTGCTTATTAcattaaaaggaaattttttataaaactgcTATAAGACCAACTATCCTCTATGGTACTAAATGTTGGGTTGTTGGGAAGaaacatatttataaaatgagTTGAACTGAAATGCAATAGTTAAGATTGATAAGTGAAAATAGATAGAAGGATaggattttaaatgaaaaaaaatccacttaaaGATTGAGTTTGCTTCTAAAGATGAAAATATGAGGGAGAGTCACTTGAGATGGTTTGATCATATTTAGAGGAGAGTGACTAATTCACTAGTAAGAAAAATAGTAGAGAaagaccaaaaataacattagtagaagtagTTAAAAATGACATCAATTAAGGAAGTGATAGAAAATATTACTTCGAATAGAATATAATGGAAGAAAGGAATATATGTATCCGACTCTAGTTTATTTGTTGAAGATCCATaatcaaccccaaaaaaaattgctttttttgttgtttttactCTTGTATACATCCCATGCACTATGTTCTATTATTTGTGATTTTAatcaaatcttttaattaattaaaaaaagaggaatCATTAACATACAATTAATAGAGGAGAAAATGACAAACCGTTTCCTTGTAGCCTTGTTGGCCTTAAAATGGCTGGCCAGTGTGCAATGCAGTTCATGATAACTTTATGTTTTATTAGATAGTTAATCCATAGCATTATCTTGCATTGTTTCCTTCCACTTATCTACATGTAATATTGAAatagaaattttctttaataCATTTCAGGCTGTATCCAACGATGCGAGAAATGTTCTGGTTCTTGCAGCCACAAATACTCCTAAAGATTTGGAtgtggtgagaaaaaaaataccaccCTTCTAACCTACGGCCAtgtattgaaaatattttatgatctACATTGCTTTAGGTTTGAGGCTAATGCTAAGTTAATTAACGTAGGCCATGAGGAGGCGTTTTGATAAGCGAATCTATATCCCTCTCCCAACTGAGGACGCAAGGGAACAAATATTTAGGGTACTTCAATTTCGTAATGCATTGTATTTGGAAAATGAAAGGAATGTAGTTATATACCCATTGTGATTAATGCTTTTGTTGATTATCTATGTCTTGTTTAATATCctctagtttttttatttgagcaGTGGCATATTGGGGAAACTAACCTTAAAAAAGAGGATTTTCAGTATTTAGTAAGCAAAACAGATGGTTTCTCTGGTTCAGATATATCCATTTGCGTAAGTATCAATTTTACATTAGGTGTCAGAATTTCCTCAAAGTGATTATATGGCTGAAAACTGGTAGTTACTTTTAGGTTAAAGATGCACTATATCAGCCTGTTCGTGCAACTCTTGATGCTAAATTCTTCAGAAAAAATTCTCAAGGCATGTGGGTCCCTTGCAAAGGTACTCACCCAAAAGCTGAGAAGTATACCTTAGAGGAACTTAAAGCAAAAGTCGAAGCTTCAAAGGTATGGATTAGCTAGGAAACTGATGTTCAACACATGAAATCATTCCAATAAATCATGTTTGTGGTAGATTGTCCTGACTTTAGTAGTTAGTTAATTTATGGAAAATAGGATTGAAGAAAAACGCAAAAGAGGGGAGGGGATTAGTGTactggaaagaaaaataaaaaagaggatgTCTCATTCAATTGCATTGATTCATGTTTGGTGTTGATTTTTTCTTCCATTAATATAGGCggattctttctttcttttttttcaagttcGGTATTTGTGGTAGTATTTTTGTAGACCCCTATGTTCACTTCGGATTTTCATATTCCTGTCTCTGGGAATTGATGACTTGCAGATCCAGTTACCACCCATCGAAAAAGCAGATTTTGATTATGTGCTTGCTTCACAAAAGCCAACTGTAAGGAAGGCTGACCTTGAAGTGTATGAGAAATTCACCAAGAAGTATGGGATTTACGGTTAAGGGCGAAAGATGTAGAGGCACATATTATTATTTCTATGGTTTCTTCCTATTGTGTTTctaattatggttttttttttttgggggggataAAAGTATTTGTCATCCATTTGCTAGTGTTTTGTGAAAGTATCTGGGCTAGACATTTGTCAGTATGGTTATTAGAAGCTTTCtatcccttttcctttttgtccaactttttattttaataaaaaagcaataaactagcttctttttttttttttttttcaaaaaagaacttttttatgtttttgaatttttactgACTTTtgacaaataagaaaatatatatgggATGACATAGTTAAGTTTTGTGAATATGATCTGCCATGTCATGTGATGCCATGGGATTGTTCCAGAAAATGTTAGAGAAATGAATTGTTGGATCATAGGATGTCTATAAATAcagaattgaaaaagtagttAGGAATTTAGGATGGACACATTTTTGGCAGCTTAACTGTTTGTGtgagaacaacttatttattatttttgctgaaagtatactaaaatataattttacctTAAAAAAGTATGAAAACGTAATGTTTTAACAAGCTGTACATAAGAGTTCAAAGTTAAAACTTAATCTTATAAGCTAATGTCAATTAGGCACTTTAGTGAGTGagcaatagtttttttttttttttttttttttttttttttttttttttttttttttttttttttttttttttaaggtgaagtGTTTGTTAGgacatttatttattgaatta includes the following:
- the LOC115986039 gene encoding protein SUPPRESSOR OF K(+) TRANSPORT GROWTH DEFECT 1-like, with translation RDSQYVQESYLSHRAEVGLGLTDSSLKLSDVGGLDRCKKLLNEAAILPIEFPHFFTGNRKPWKAILLYGPPGTGKTLVANAIATDAGSAFFSVSASNIVSKWMGEGEKQVSNLFQSARDEAPSIIFIDEIDSLCGPRGKDNENEASRRIKTEFLVQMQAVSNDARNVLVLAATNTPKDLDVAMRRRFDKRIYIPLPTEDAREQIFRWHIGETNLKKEDFQYLVSKTDGFSGSDISICVKDALYQPVRATLDAKFFRKNSQGMWVPCKGTHPKAEKYTLEELKAKVEASKIQLPPIEKADFDYVLASQKPTVRKADLEVYEKFTKKYGIYG
- the LOC115984263 gene encoding protein SUPPRESSOR OF K(+) TRANSPORT GROWTH DEFECT 1-like → MKKRFQMMTSDPNIQRKESALKKLEKATKLDNSNSNQKEEAYELYMEALEDAGVYLFFEKDPEIKKKYRQKYVGHYIRAT